Part of the Nicotiana sylvestris chromosome 5, ASM39365v2, whole genome shotgun sequence genome is shown below.
GTATTTTTGACACATAAATGCACTCTATAGGCTAGGCTTGGTTCTGAAATTCCACCACAATTTGCAGAAGAGTGCCTTTGAAACATCATGGAAAGATCTGAATCCAATACCTCCTTCCTCATATGGCATACAAAGGGTGTTCCATGAAGCCCAAAGCCTGGTGTTTCCTCCCACATTATTGCTCTAGAAAAACTTGGCAAATATTTTGTGGAGTTTATTAATGACATAATTTGGAGGATTGACAGTTGATAGCAAGTGTATAGCATACTCTACAGCACATTAGCAATTAACACTGCCATGCCTCCTATTGAAAGTAACTTACCTTTCCACGACTGCAGCTTGTCCATAACCTTTGTGTTCAAACCTTGGTAATAAGCTATTCTTCTCCTTGCATAAAAAATAGGGCAGCCTAGATAAGTAAATGGAAATTCCTGTCGTTCAATACCAGTGATCCTCTCGACTTTTCTAACCACTTCTATGTCTACCAAGTGATGCATGCAGATGGATGATTTGCCTTTGTTCACCAACTACCCTGATGCCATCTCATATGCATGTACCACTTCCATCACAAGTCTTAATGATGTTGCATCAGATGAGAGAAAATTATTGTGTCGTCTGCATATGAAAGATGGTTTATTTTTGGGCACCATTTTGGCAATCCATAGCCACAAAAATACAGATTCAAATGTAGAGAATTCAAGCCTCTTGATAGTGCTTCAGCAGCTAGGATAAACAATGTAGGTGAAAGAGGATCACCTTTTTTAACATTTCTCAATGATTTAAAAAATCCATGTGGTTGTCCATTCACAAGAACAGAATACCAATTATTTCTTACAATATCAAATACCAACCTAATGAATCTTTCTGAAAATCCCAGTTTCCTCAACATTTTGGTTAGAAACAACCAAGATAGCCTATCTTAGGCTTTTGTCATATCGAGCTTAATTACAACATTTGGTCCAGCCTTTGTTCTGATTCTAATATCAATGATGATCTCTTGTGTTAGTAGCACATTCTCTACTATGCTTCTCCTCTTCACAAAGCCTGCTTGTTCTCTTAAAATCAAATTAGGTAATAGCCCTACTAATCTCTCATGAATCACCCTAGAGAAAATCTTATTGACAAAATTACTAAGGCTGTTTGGCCTCATGTCAGCAAACGTAgttacttctttcttttttggCAATAGGAAAAGATTTGTGTGAGTCACACATTTAGGCAAATGTTGACCACAGAAGAATGCCATCACCATTGCAAACATATCTTATTCAATGATCTCTCAACATGTGTGATAAAAGGCACCTGTAAAACCATCTGGCCCTCCTGCTGAGTCTCCATTCAAACCAAATACTACTAGCTTAACCTCCTCTCTTGTAGGCATGGTCATCAACTTTTCATTCTGATCCATATCAACCAAGCAAGACACATGATTTAAGATGTCGAATGCAGTAGAAACTACACTCTCATAGAACTACTCCTTATACGATTGACTGCCTCTTCTGCTATTAGTTCATCCTCTTCAATCTAGTTACCAAGACTGTTTTTGATCCTTTTGAGCTTCAATCTATTCCTTCTACCATTGACTTAAGCTTGAAATAATTTTGTATTTCTATCACCATCCTTGAACCAAGTCATGCGAGCTTTTTGTCTCCAAAACTCTTCTTCAAGTGCAAGGTATTTTATCATTTCAGCTTGAACCTTTTGTAACCTTTCTCTATTCATCTGAGTAGGATAAATTTCAAACTTCTTTTCATGCACTAATACCACTTCTTCTAAGCTCACAATTTTCTGGAATATGTCTTCAAAAGTAGCTCTACTCCGACTAGACAGTGTTTTCTTGAGCATTTTTAATTTGCAGTTGAAAATTACAAATGGATTAGCACTGAAATCTGCCTTCCATTTCTCCTTTACCACATCTTTGAACGAGGAATGTTTCACCCAGGAGGTAAGAAATCTAAAAGATTTCTTAATAGGGGTAGATTCAATATCACATTCCAGCAGCATAGAACAATGATCTGATCCAATTTTGGACAAATGAGTCACCTCCAAGCCTGGGAAAGTTTGCTGCAATTCCATATTGCCTAGGCATCTATCAAGTATCTTAAATATACAATCATCCTCTGATcttccattccaccatgtaaaaATCCTTCCCTTAAATCCCAAATCTGTCAAGTTACATGTATTGATGCAATGCCTAAAGTCATCTACCTCATTAAGAGATACTAGCAGCCCACCAAACTTCTCTTCCTTATCCTATCTGGCATTATAATCACCTCCCACAAGCCATTGAATAGTCATATCAGAAGCCATTGTATAAAGAGAATCCTACAATTCTATCCTTTCAATAGCATCACATTTGACGTAGACCAATGTGAGTATGAGATCAACATGAGATTCTGTATGGAATAGTCTCAAAGTCAGCTCTATGTCATGTACATTATTGTAACATCAAATACTTCATCTATAAAAGCCCATATTTTATTTGATACATTCACCACTGTTTGAGCCAAACCTATTCTTCTTCTATACCTCTCCATCTTACTAGATTGATGCATAGGTTCTAGGATCCCAATAAATTCAAAATAGTGTTTTCTGTGCATTGTGATCAGCCTCTCAAAAGCTTGAATAGTGTTCACTGACCTCACATTCCAAATTATTGCATCTATTATTGATTTTGAGATTTGGTTAGTGTGCTTCTGGTCTGAACTCCTCCTGTTGCTGTAGTAGAAGTTTCCTTAGTTTGCCTCTTTCTCCCCTTAGCAGTTGAATTGACTTTTTCAATATGCCTAGGGGATAGATCATCCTGCTTTGCTACGTTAAGAAAATTTTGAGCAGTAAACTCTTCATCTAAGTCCTTGTTTGCATGATCATCTAGAGCATCTAACTCTTTTGTACCTTATGTAGCTACCACCCTAGTGTTCTTTTGAATGGGAATAATAGCCTGCTCCCCTGCATACTTCATAGTCTGCAACTGTATTGAAATTAGTGGAATACTAATTTGTGCTGTAGCCTGCACCTGTGGATTAGTCAATtgcttttttgattttgatttagaATTAGCAACAACATCCACTATACCACCTTGTCCTGTTCCACCTGGATCAATAACATTGATATCTACCTCTTTAGCAGTTATTGCTTCTGCCTTGTTTCCTTCAACATTGGTCTGATCCACCTTGCTAGTATTTTGTTCTTTGGAATTTATTAAACTCTGCTCCTCAGTTGTCTGCTCTGCAATGGCATTCCCATTTACACTTTGATCTTCTTCATCAACTGCACCACCTCCAATTTCCTCTTCACTTTGCATCTCATTAGGAATTTCTCCCTCTTTTGAGTCTTCTTTAGTCTGATCAGCCCAATATTTGCCACCTTTCCAATTGACCTTTTCAGTGCTTTTAAATTTTTCAAAATCTGCATCTTCAATTTGTTCCTTGTCAATATTTTTGTCTAATTGTCCTTCAGCTCTAGTGTTCTGTGTTGGTATATCTTGACATAAGGTACTTGTTGCAACAAAATTTCCATTGAATGGTCTTTGAACCCATTGTGCAGTAGTTTCCTTGTTCTACTGATCTTCTACTCTTTTTTCCTAGTTTCTTACTTCTTCTTGGTTAGTAATCCCAACCGGACTAGGACTAGCAGTTGGAACAATTAAATTAAGGTTCTTTCCAGTTGTAGTAGGTTTCCCACTGTTGCCTTTCTTTGCCTTATCGTCCTAGGAGATTTAGGATTAAAAGCTGGTGCAGCATGATTAAGAGTCCTAGATTCTTTAGCATTAGAACTGACTCTTTGACCTAAATTCTCCTCCACCAAAAGTAATTGATTGTTCTCATTAGCTTCGCTATTATCCACCTCCAAAATTGCAAATTTATTAGCTATTTGAACCTGTTGAGCAACCAAAGCAGTTTGCTTCTCAACTGGCACAATTTCGCGCCCAGTTTTAATCATACTATCAACTTACTTCTCCTTGCCTTTGCCCTGATTGTCCCTCACTTCTTTCTATTGTGCACCTAGATTTCCAAAAACCTTACCACTAGAAAGAATCATCAAAGGAGCAGTTTCCATACCCTTTTCTTTATTaccatccaccacaacatcatTAGCAACTGACTGCCCTTCAGTCTTATTTTCCATCAATTCTGGATGGATCCTCCAACATTCTATCATATCATGCCCTTGTAATTTACATTCTTTTCAATACTTAGGCAATTAGTCGTACCTAATATTTACCCATTCTGTCCTTATCTCCCCAGTTAACTCATTTTCAATATCCATACGCACCTTCTTTGGAAGGTCAGCTAGTTGATCAACAAGCACTTTCATACGTGCATAACTAGGCCTAGTTTTGTTCACAGTAGCCATGTCAAGGTGAAGAGGTTTTCCTATTGATGAAGCTAAGGAAAATGAGTATTCGTTGACGAAAAAGGTTAGCAACAAGTTAGGAAAAGAAATCCAAGCCATCACATTTGGTGTTTCCTCTCCGGCTTTGAATTTTGCATCATAAATCAATGTTCTTAACTGGTATTCATACCCAAACTTATCTTTgacataataaatattttttgaCGTAAAATATATGAAATCTTGCCATAATGCCAAGCGTATCAATACATGCCTGTCCCTAAGGTATCCAATATTGCATTCACCTTTAATCCCATATTGAATAAGGATGATTCGACGTAATTCTTGCAGCTCTGGCCAACCATATGAAAACTTGCACACCACTGCATACTGCAATCCTTCGATGCCATTCATACATTCTACTTATGCTTCAGTAAACTTAACTAATGGCTACCCTTGTAGAAACGTAGCCCTTCTAAGTAGTACTGGTTCAACTGGTGCTGCTTGATCGTGCATGGCATCACTGACAATCGTAGGTTTCAACACTTTAGCATAGTCCATGGGTTGGGGATTAATATTTGTGGTCATGGAAGGTTGGGCAgtgttgtggggggggggggaggggttgTGGAAGTAGCCCAGCCACTAGTGGTGGCTGGCCACCGACCGGACTGGCCATGGCAGTGCTCGAAGGAGCTTCGCGATAGTATCTTTTCTTTTTTCGCATGTCGCTAGAGCTCTCAAGCTCTAGGGTTTTTTTGGTGAGCCCCTGTCAAAATTCCTTCACATTTTGTGACGACACTCAATATTCTAACGTCCGCACTTTGCCactttttgtttgattttagtccTTGTCTAAAAAAATTCCTTTTTGAGTTGAATTTCATCACattggctcattttccaatactccTGCAAGAAAGCACATTTTATCAGTTTTCGAAAATACTTTTTAAGaatttttgagctaaaacgaaagtaaaagggtacaaataagtagtcaaaatccctacttatcaactcccccaaacttaagcttttgtttgtcctcaagcaaataaggtaattccaACCTCCACAAGAAAAGTTCTATTTCAGCTAGCCTACAGTGAATCAaacacacatcaattgggaccaataattacccacaacacttatgaattatcaacatggcaatgatttgactttttaagtacaatagttctaatgtgacactagaTCATCAAGAGTTAATTTTATTCATCAAGCTCTTTCATGCAGGttgttgtggaacccaaactccttTTCCTCTACTCTCTGTTAGCAAATCTCACTTAAGAATGTAGCACTCAATTCAAGGATTTGTGAAAAGtttgctcatctctctcaaaagaacgTCACAAgtacgactctaagtaccatatgcttgccccttatgtaaatcaCTACTAATGTAAGTTCACTTGGCTTGAAATAATGTAGGGCTTTttcggaatgtaatgaaggcttatTGGACAAGGGTATGGAATGTTGGAATCGAAAcgggttcatctttccttaagcactccatttttctctttttggctcatGTTTTGCCGAATCTTTGAGTCATT
Proteins encoded:
- the LOC138869363 gene encoding uncharacterized protein, with protein sequence MASDMTIQWLVGDLGFKGRIFTWWNGRSEDDCIFKILDRCLGNMELQQTFPGLEVTHLSKIGSDHCSMLLECDIESTPIKKSFRFLTSWVKHSSFKDVVKEKWKADFSANPFVIFNCKLKMLKKTLSSRSRATFEDIFQKIVSLEEVVLVHEKKFEIYPTQMNRERLQKVQAEMIKYLALEEEFWRQKARMTWFKDGDRNTKLFQA